A part of Brachybacterium faecium DSM 4810 genomic DNA contains:
- a CDS encoding response regulator with putative antiterminator output domain (PFAM: Response regulator receiver domain; ANTAR domain), producing MTDDTTSLPDDAQDDALSTEDAPRRTAVVAEDESLIRMDIVETLTEAGFDVLAAVGDGESAVAKARELRPDVVVMDVKMPQVDGVTAAERIGEDNLAPVVMLTAFSQAELVERARDAGAMAYVVKPFTPADLLPAIEIAISRHQQITQLESEIADLGERFETRKRVDRAKGLLQTNMGLSEPEAFRWIQKTSMDRRLTMREVADAVVDQLGGPKD from the coding sequence ATGACTGACGACACGACTTCACTTCCCGACGACGCCCAGGACGACGCACTGTCCACCGAGGACGCTCCGCGTCGCACCGCCGTGGTGGCCGAGGACGAGAGCCTCATCCGGATGGACATCGTCGAGACGCTCACCGAGGCGGGCTTCGACGTGCTCGCCGCGGTGGGCGACGGCGAGAGCGCGGTGGCGAAGGCCCGCGAGCTGCGACCCGACGTGGTGGTGATGGACGTCAAGATGCCGCAGGTGGACGGCGTCACAGCCGCCGAGCGGATCGGCGAGGACAATCTCGCCCCTGTGGTGATGCTCACCGCGTTCTCCCAGGCGGAGCTCGTCGAGCGGGCCCGGGACGCGGGCGCCATGGCGTACGTCGTCAAGCCCTTCACCCCCGCGGACCTGCTGCCGGCGATCGAGATCGCGATCTCGCGCCACCAGCAGATCACGCAGCTCGAGTCCGAGATCGCGGATCTCGGGGAGCGGTTCGAGACGCGCAAGCGCGTGGACCGGGCCAAGGGCCTGCTGCAGACGAACATGGGCCTGTCCGAGCCCGAGGCGTTCCGCTGGATCCAGAAGACCTCCATGGATCGCCGCCTGACGATGCGCGAGGTCGCCGACGCCGTCGTGGACCAGCTGGGCGGCCCGAAGGACTGA
- a CDS encoding amino acid/amide ABC transporter substrate-binding protein, HAAT family (TIGRFAM: Tat (twin-arginine translocation) pathway signal sequence), with the protein MTVSRRDLVRSLGVGVLGAGALSACGEGPLRGRRRTTTPPPTGAAPTEPDVPLVIGQIGAAYGRMGVFEEAIAVSIDEARIDVNARWGGLFGHDVSLLERHVMQEPGEDLAPVIQDLADSGATCVITSIDEESLSAAMPALVEAGLAVIDVFTSGMSVRSAEVQTANLLVRLAPNDSILAAQHAEVALGATSDKGGDPGAVAYLSEDTAQGRSLLHELEQYLGPRNGRVVSEQFYPAGEIGDVAARVEAVLEEVPALLVVNGGQEAAPFLSALYAETLDEGERPTIEFPIRLAPAATVDYARLPAGEDLLPECLASATGHVPGGAISVEHENMMLNRGADFLAEGYAYSQQGYDAFTMACLAAQHALAVTGTALAAALPAILTGSEGCTDYEACRSVMRTALEVEERETVAYTGRMGKLELGPQSDARIGELREHGWSDAHALDAGTAQGFEAPE; encoded by the coding sequence ATGACGGTCTCACGACGTGATCTGGTGCGGAGCCTGGGGGTGGGGGTCCTCGGCGCGGGGGCGCTGAGCGCCTGCGGCGAGGGCCCTCTGCGCGGTCGCCGTCGGACGACGACCCCGCCGCCGACGGGCGCCGCCCCGACGGAGCCCGACGTGCCGCTGGTGATCGGGCAGATCGGTGCGGCCTACGGGCGGATGGGCGTCTTCGAGGAGGCGATCGCCGTCTCGATCGACGAGGCGCGGATCGACGTCAATGCGCGGTGGGGCGGCCTCTTCGGCCACGACGTGAGCCTGCTCGAGCGGCACGTGATGCAGGAGCCCGGCGAGGACCTCGCCCCCGTCATCCAGGATCTGGCCGACTCGGGGGCGACCTGCGTGATCACCTCGATCGACGAGGAGTCGCTGAGCGCGGCGATGCCCGCCCTCGTCGAGGCGGGCCTGGCGGTGATCGACGTGTTCACCTCCGGGATGAGCGTGCGCTCCGCCGAGGTGCAGACCGCGAACCTGCTGGTGCGCCTGGCCCCCAACGACAGCATCCTCGCCGCCCAGCATGCGGAGGTCGCCCTCGGCGCCACCTCCGACAAGGGCGGAGATCCGGGAGCCGTCGCCTACCTCTCCGAGGACACCGCCCAGGGCCGCAGCCTGCTCCACGAGCTCGAGCAGTACCTGGGCCCCCGCAACGGGAGGGTGGTCTCCGAGCAGTTCTACCCGGCCGGGGAGATCGGCGACGTCGCCGCCCGCGTCGAGGCCGTCCTCGAGGAGGTCCCCGCGCTGCTCGTGGTCAACGGCGGGCAGGAGGCCGCGCCGTTCCTCTCCGCGCTGTACGCGGAGACCCTCGACGAGGGGGAGCGCCCCACGATCGAGTTCCCGATCCGGCTCGCGCCGGCCGCGACCGTGGACTACGCCCGCCTGCCCGCCGGGGAGGACCTGCTGCCGGAGTGCCTCGCCTCCGCCACCGGCCACGTGCCGGGCGGCGCGATCAGCGTCGAGCACGAGAACATGATGCTCAACCGCGGTGCGGACTTCCTCGCCGAGGGGTACGCCTACTCGCAGCAGGGCTACGACGCGTTCACGATGGCGTGCCTGGCCGCGCAGCACGCGCTGGCCGTCACGGGCACCGCGCTGGCGGCGGCGCTCCCGGCGATCCTCACCGGCTCCGAGGGATGTACCGATTACGAGGCCTGCCGGAGCGTCATGCGGACGGCCCTGGAGGTGGAAGAGCGCGAGACGGTCGCGTACACGGGCCGGATGGGGAAGCTCGAGCTCGGCCCGCAGTCCGATGCCCGGATCGGGGAGCTGCGGGAGCACGGCTGGAGCGACGCGCACGCCCTGGACGCCGGCACCGCACAGGGGTTCGAGGCCCCCGAGTGA
- a CDS encoding uncharacterized conserved protein (PFAM: Thioesterase superfamily~TIGRFAM: uncharacterized domain 1), giving the protein MTDSSPSAARPTDPAAPAPTDAAAPAAQAGPVPISPAPPVSEELRDHFAPLLRGTLMERCGIELLTLDAGGGTASMPVAGNTQPAGLLHGGATIALAETIASFAAQLRARDVHGEGAQAVGTSVSALHHRSARRGTVVATCTARHLGRQVASYLVDVHDEDGTLMSTVTVSTQLLPPR; this is encoded by the coding sequence ATGACGGACTCCTCCCCCTCCGCAGCCCGCCCGACGGATCCCGCGGCGCCCGCCCCGACCGACGCGGCGGCTCCGGCGGCCCAGGCCGGGCCGGTGCCGATCTCCCCCGCCCCGCCCGTGAGCGAGGAGCTGCGCGATCACTTCGCGCCGCTGCTGCGGGGCACGCTCATGGAGCGCTGCGGGATCGAGCTGCTGACCCTCGACGCGGGCGGCGGCACCGCCTCCATGCCGGTGGCGGGCAACACCCAGCCCGCCGGGCTCCTGCACGGCGGGGCGACGATCGCGCTCGCGGAGACCATCGCCTCGTTCGCGGCGCAGCTGCGGGCGCGGGACGTGCACGGCGAGGGCGCGCAGGCGGTGGGGACCTCGGTCTCGGCGCTGCATCACCGCTCCGCCCGACGCGGGACGGTCGTGGCGACCTGCACGGCACGGCATCTGGGACGGCAGGTGGCCAGCTACCTCGTGGACGTCCACGACGAGGACGGCACGCTCATGAGCACCGTGACCGTCTCGACGCAGCTGCTGCCGCCGCGCTGA
- a CDS encoding DNA polymerase I (PFAM: 5'-3' exonuclease, C-terminal SAM fold; DNA polymerase family A; 5'-3' exonuclease, N-terminal resolvase-like domain~TIGRFAM: DNA polymerase I) — MSASDTDDQRILLIDGHAMAFRAFFALPADGFSDGRGQATNAVYGFTRMLINVVASERPTHVAVAFDLPGGTFRDRIYDQYKGGRDETPPAFHGQIDLIMQVLDALGVRWLTYEDYEADDIIATLATRAEAAGDEALIVSSDRDAIQLVGAKVTLLQPIKGVTEMRRMTPAAVEEKYGIPPERYPDLAALVGEAADNLPGVPGVGPKTAAKWLTQYGDLPGLIAHAGEIKGKAGQSLRDHLEDVERNRLMNAAYTTLDLPEDPAHYSLGGGDRARVLEVFDDLAFGDTIRRDLPATLLGEDPQESGGPAPEEAEVLAVDGPDALRELLGEEGGLLALDVVEDVRGGPLMGLATPSARGAIALSSLDSETSTALGAALEEAAEIRVADAPAVRSWLAENGYRLGAQVRDLSLESFVLRPGARSYDAEALASDLGGASFEPKPRKPAASTLQKESAEVRAEHIARAGGRLAATAAALHPAAEELTARTGEAPWARRILDELEQPLQRVLETMHERGIAIDEQALAALREEFEGFVAQAKREAGAIVGEEVNLASPKQLQVVLFETLALPTTRKISSGHSTDAESLTDLQESLDPESSGHQFLSWLLRFREMSKLTGYLVGLDKVVDAGSRVHTTFQQTAAATGRLASTEPNLQNIPVRTAEGQRIRDAFVAGEGFETLLTADYSQIEMRIMAHLSEDAGLIEAFNSGEDLHNFVASRVFGVSPDAVDPAMRSKTKAVSYGLAYGLSAFGLSRQLRISRAEATALRDGYFERFGGVRDYLHHTVETARTTGYTETILGRRRYLPDLTSDNRQRRENAERVALNSPIQGSAADIIKLAMLRVESRMRAAELSSRMLLQVHDELVVEVAAGELDQVREIVEEGMGSAYQLSVPLDVGVGIGRTWREAAH; from the coding sequence ATGAGTGCGAGCGATACCGACGACCAGCGCATCCTCCTCATCGACGGGCACGCCATGGCCTTCCGGGCCTTCTTCGCCCTGCCCGCCGATGGTTTCAGCGACGGGCGCGGCCAGGCCACGAACGCGGTGTACGGGTTCACGCGGATGCTCATCAACGTCGTCGCCTCCGAGCGGCCCACGCACGTGGCCGTCGCCTTCGACCTGCCCGGCGGCACCTTCCGCGACCGCATCTACGACCAGTACAAGGGCGGCCGCGACGAGACCCCGCCCGCGTTCCACGGCCAGATCGACCTCATCATGCAGGTCCTCGACGCCCTCGGGGTGCGGTGGCTGACCTACGAGGACTACGAGGCCGACGACATCATCGCCACGCTCGCCACCCGCGCCGAGGCGGCCGGTGACGAGGCGCTGATCGTCTCGAGCGACCGGGACGCGATCCAGCTGGTGGGCGCGAAGGTCACGCTGCTCCAGCCGATCAAGGGCGTCACCGAGATGCGCCGCATGACCCCGGCCGCGGTCGAGGAGAAGTACGGCATCCCGCCGGAGCGCTATCCGGACCTCGCCGCGCTCGTGGGCGAAGCGGCGGACAACCTCCCGGGCGTGCCCGGCGTCGGCCCCAAGACCGCCGCGAAGTGGCTCACCCAGTACGGCGACCTCCCGGGCCTGATCGCCCACGCCGGCGAGATCAAGGGCAAGGCCGGCCAGTCCCTGCGCGACCATCTCGAGGACGTCGAGCGCAACCGCCTGATGAACGCCGCGTACACGACGCTCGACCTGCCCGAGGACCCCGCCCATTACTCGCTGGGGGGCGGTGACCGGGCCCGCGTGCTCGAGGTGTTCGACGACCTCGCCTTCGGCGACACCATCCGGCGGGACCTGCCCGCGACCCTGCTGGGCGAGGACCCGCAGGAGAGCGGGGGCCCGGCCCCGGAGGAGGCCGAGGTGCTCGCGGTCGACGGCCCGGACGCCCTGCGCGAGCTGCTCGGCGAGGAGGGGGGCCTGCTCGCCCTCGACGTCGTCGAGGACGTGCGCGGCGGGCCGCTGATGGGCCTGGCGACGCCCAGCGCCCGCGGCGCGATCGCGCTCAGCTCCCTGGACTCGGAGACCTCCACCGCGCTCGGCGCCGCCCTCGAGGAGGCGGCCGAGATCCGCGTCGCCGACGCCCCGGCCGTCCGCTCCTGGCTGGCCGAGAACGGATACCGCCTCGGCGCACAGGTGCGGGACCTGTCGCTGGAATCCTTCGTGCTGCGCCCCGGAGCCCGCAGCTATGACGCCGAGGCGCTGGCCAGCGATCTGGGCGGGGCGAGCTTCGAGCCGAAGCCGCGCAAGCCCGCCGCCTCCACCCTGCAGAAGGAGAGCGCGGAGGTGCGGGCCGAGCACATCGCCCGCGCCGGAGGCCGGCTCGCCGCCACCGCCGCGGCCCTGCACCCCGCCGCCGAGGAGCTCACCGCCCGCACCGGCGAGGCGCCCTGGGCCCGGCGCATCCTCGACGAGCTCGAGCAGCCCCTGCAGCGGGTGCTGGAGACGATGCACGAGCGGGGCATCGCGATCGACGAGCAGGCGCTGGCCGCGCTGCGCGAGGAGTTCGAGGGCTTCGTGGCGCAGGCCAAGCGCGAGGCCGGCGCGATCGTGGGGGAGGAGGTCAACCTCGCCTCGCCCAAGCAGCTGCAGGTGGTGCTGTTCGAGACCCTCGCCCTGCCCACCACGAGGAAGATCTCCTCGGGCCACTCCACCGATGCCGAGTCGCTGACCGACCTGCAGGAGTCGCTGGACCCGGAGTCCTCCGGCCACCAGTTCCTGTCCTGGCTGCTGCGGTTCCGCGAGATGAGCAAGCTCACCGGCTACCTCGTGGGCCTGGACAAGGTGGTCGATGCCGGCTCCCGCGTGCACACCACCTTCCAGCAGACCGCCGCCGCGACCGGCCGCCTCGCCTCCACCGAGCCGAACCTGCAGAACATCCCGGTGCGCACCGCCGAGGGGCAGCGCATCCGCGACGCCTTCGTCGCGGGCGAAGGCTTCGAGACCCTCCTGACCGCCGACTACTCGCAGATCGAGATGCGGATCATGGCCCACCTCTCCGAGGATGCGGGTCTCATCGAGGCCTTCAACTCGGGCGAGGACCTGCACAACTTCGTCGCCTCCCGCGTGTTCGGGGTGAGCCCGGACGCCGTGGACCCGGCCATGCGCTCGAAGACCAAGGCCGTCAGCTACGGCCTGGCCTACGGGCTCTCGGCCTTCGGCCTCTCCCGCCAGCTGCGCATCTCCCGCGCCGAGGCGACGGCGCTGCGCGACGGCTACTTCGAGCGCTTCGGCGGGGTGCGCGACTACCTGCACCACACCGTCGAGACCGCCCGCACCACCGGCTACACCGAGACGATCCTGGGGCGGCGCCGCTACCTGCCGGACCTCACCTCCGACAACCGCCAGCGGCGCGAGAACGCGGAGCGGGTCGCGCTGAACTCCCCGATCCAGGGCAGCGCGGCGGACATCATCAAGCTGGCGATGCTGCGGGTCGAGTCCCGCATGCGCGCGGCCGAGCTGTCCTCCCGCATGCTGCTGCAGGTGCACGATGAGCTCGTGGTCGAGGTCGCCGCCGGAGAGCTGGACCAGGTGCGCGAGATCGTCGAGGAGGGCATGGGCTCCGCCTACCAGCTGTCGGTCCCGCTCGACGTCGGCGTCGGCATCGGCCGCACCTGGCGCGAAGCCGCGCACTGA
- a CDS encoding SSU ribosomal protein S1P (PFAM: S1 RNA binding domain~TIGRFAM: ribosomal protein S1), which produces MTDTTTPQIAINDIGGADELMAAIDATIKYFNDGDIVEGTVVKVDHDEVLLDIGYKTEGVIPSRELSIKHDVDPGEIVEVGDEIEALVLQKEDKEGRLILSKKRAQYERAWGTIEQIKEDEGVVTGRVIEVVKGGLIVDIGLRGFLPASLVEMRRVRDLQPYVGQEIEAKIIELDKNRNNVVLSRRAYLEETQSAVRSDFLQTLQKGQVREGAVSSIVNFGAFVDLGGVDGLVHVSELSWKHIDHPSEVVEVGQKVSVEVLDVDMDRERVSLSLKATQEDPWQLFARTHAIGEVVPGKVTKLVPFGAFVRVEDGIEGLVHISELAQRHVDLPEQVVTVDQDVFVKVIDIDLERRRISLSLKQANEGVDPEGDDTTFDPALYGMAAEYDANGEYKYPEGFDPETNEWLEGYDAQREEWEAQYAAAYERWTAHKAQVAEAIKADEESANAPAAAASTSSDAGASAQASYQSSSSDEGTLASDEALAALRAKLTGN; this is translated from the coding sequence ATGACCGACACCACGACCCCCCAGATCGCCATCAATGACATCGGCGGCGCCGACGAGCTCATGGCTGCCATCGATGCCACCATCAAGTACTTCAACGATGGCGACATCGTCGAGGGCACCGTGGTGAAGGTCGATCACGACGAGGTCCTCCTGGACATCGGCTACAAGACCGAGGGCGTCATCCCCTCGCGCGAGCTGTCCATCAAGCACGACGTCGACCCCGGCGAGATCGTCGAGGTCGGTGACGAGATCGAGGCCCTGGTCCTCCAGAAGGAGGACAAGGAAGGCCGTCTGATCCTGTCCAAGAAGCGCGCCCAGTACGAGCGCGCCTGGGGCACGATCGAGCAGATCAAGGAAGACGAGGGCGTCGTCACCGGCCGCGTCATCGAGGTCGTCAAGGGCGGCCTCATCGTCGACATCGGCCTGCGCGGCTTCCTCCCCGCCTCCCTCGTCGAGATGCGTCGCGTCCGCGACCTGCAGCCCTACGTCGGCCAGGAGATCGAGGCGAAGATCATCGAGCTCGACAAGAACCGCAACAACGTGGTCCTGTCGCGCCGTGCGTACCTCGAGGAGACCCAGTCCGCGGTCCGCTCGGACTTCCTGCAGACCCTGCAGAAGGGCCAGGTCCGCGAGGGCGCCGTGTCCTCCATCGTCAACTTCGGCGCGTTCGTCGATCTCGGCGGTGTCGACGGCCTGGTGCACGTCTCCGAGCTGTCCTGGAAGCACATCGACCACCCCTCCGAGGTCGTCGAGGTCGGTCAGAAGGTCTCCGTCGAGGTCCTGGACGTCGACATGGACCGCGAGCGCGTCTCCCTGTCGCTGAAGGCGACCCAGGAGGACCCGTGGCAGCTCTTCGCCCGCACCCACGCCATCGGTGAGGTCGTCCCGGGCAAGGTCACCAAGCTGGTCCCCTTCGGTGCGTTCGTGCGCGTCGAGGACGGCATCGAGGGCCTGGTGCACATCTCCGAGCTGGCCCAGCGCCACGTGGATCTGCCCGAGCAGGTCGTCACCGTCGACCAGGACGTCTTCGTCAAGGTCATCGACATCGACCTCGAGCGTCGCCGGATCTCGCTCTCGCTCAAGCAGGCGAACGAGGGCGTCGACCCCGAGGGCGACGACACCACCTTCGATCCCGCGCTCTACGGCATGGCCGCGGAGTACGACGCCAACGGCGAGTACAAGTACCCCGAGGGCTTCGACCCGGAGACCAACGAGTGGCTCGAGGGCTACGACGCCCAGCGCGAGGAGTGGGAGGCCCAGTACGCGGCCGCTTACGAGCGCTGGACCGCGCACAAGGCGCAGGTCGCCGAGGCCATCAAGGCCGACGAGGAGTCCGCGAACGCCCCGGCCGCCGCGGCGTCCACCAGCTCCGACGCGGGTGCCTCCGCTCAGGCGTCCTACCAGTCGAGCTCCTCGGACGAGGGCACCCTGGCCTCCGATGAGGCCCTGGCCGCCCTGCGCGCCAAGCTCACCGGCAACTGA
- a CDS encoding predicted sugar phosphatase of HAD superfamily (PFAM: haloacid dehalogenase-like hydrolase~TIGRFAM: HAD-superfamily subfamily IIA hydrolase, TIGR01457; Haloacid Dehalogenase Superfamily Class (subfamily) IIA), with protein sequence MTATLDHQPIHSWLTDMDGVLVHEEAALPGAAEFIAALQQYGRPFLVLTNNSIFTPRDLRARLSRSGIDIPEESIWTSALATARFLAEQKPGAAAYVIGEAGLTSAMHEEGFILADSDVEFVVLGETRTYSFEAITRAIRLITGGAKFIATNPDVSGPSAEGPLPATGAVAAMITAATGIRPYYVGKPNPLMMRTALNRIGAHSETSIMIGDRMDTDVKSGLEAGMRSVLVLTGSTQEHELTKYPYRPTAVLDGIADVVPLVEQLTPHESVELDED encoded by the coding sequence ATGACCGCCACGCTCGATCACCAGCCGATCCATTCCTGGCTCACCGACATGGACGGGGTGCTCGTCCATGAGGAGGCCGCCCTGCCCGGTGCCGCGGAGTTCATCGCCGCGCTGCAGCAGTACGGCCGCCCCTTCCTCGTGCTGACCAACAACTCGATCTTCACCCCGCGTGATCTCCGCGCGCGCCTCTCGCGCAGCGGGATCGACATCCCCGAGGAGTCGATCTGGACCAGCGCCCTGGCCACGGCCCGCTTCCTCGCCGAGCAGAAGCCCGGCGCGGCGGCCTACGTGATCGGCGAGGCGGGGCTGACCAGCGCGATGCACGAAGAGGGGTTCATCCTCGCGGATTCCGACGTGGAGTTCGTGGTGCTGGGGGAGACCCGCACGTACTCCTTCGAGGCGATCACCCGAGCGATCCGCCTGATCACGGGCGGGGCGAAGTTCATCGCGACGAACCCGGACGTCTCCGGGCCGAGCGCGGAGGGCCCGCTGCCGGCCACCGGCGCGGTGGCGGCGATGATCACCGCCGCCACCGGGATCCGCCCGTACTACGTGGGCAAGCCGAACCCGCTCATGATGCGCACCGCGCTGAACCGCATCGGCGCCCACTCGGAGACCTCCATCATGATCGGCGACCGCATGGACACCGACGTGAAGTCGGGGCTCGAGGCGGGGATGCGGTCGGTGCTGGTGCTCACCGGTTCGACCCAGGAGCATGAGCTCACGAAGTATCCGTACCGTCCCACCGCGGTGCTGGACGGCATCGCCGACGTCGTGCCCCTGGTCGAGCAGCTCACGCCCCACGAGTCCGTCGAGCTCGACGAGGACTGA
- a CDS encoding chorismate synthase (PFAM: Chorismate synthase~TIGRFAM: chorismate synthase): MLRWLTAGESHGPSLISLLDGIPAGIELTSDDLRAALARRRLGHGRGSRQKFEQDVLTIHGGLRHGRTLGSPLAIEIANSEWPKWEKVMSADPVAREDLLIDAGTGDEREIARNRPLSRPRPGHADLSGMLKYGFDEARPVLERASARETAARVVAGKVAAALLEQAAGIRLVAHTLQTGAVRVPEDAELPTPDDLDTLDADPLRCFHPETSAAMVTEVDEAKADGDTLGGVVEVLAYGVPVGLGSHIQWDRRLDGRLAQAIMSIQAMKGVEIGDGFATAGRRGSAAHDEILSAREQQPGASRGFPRVTNRAGGLEGGITNGQVLRVRGALKPISTVPRALRTVDVSTGEQTSANHQRSDTCAVAPAAVIAEAVVALTLADALLEKTGGDSVAEIRAHLEETQALQSVLTDRRPDTAQ, translated from the coding sequence ATGTTGCGCTGGCTCACGGCCGGGGAATCCCACGGCCCCTCCCTCATCTCCCTGCTCGACGGCATCCCCGCCGGCATCGAACTGACCAGTGACGATCTGAGGGCGGCGCTCGCCCGTCGTCGCCTCGGCCACGGGCGCGGCAGCCGGCAGAAGTTCGAGCAGGACGTGCTGACGATCCACGGAGGGCTGCGCCACGGCCGCACCCTCGGCTCCCCCCTCGCGATCGAGATCGCGAACTCCGAGTGGCCGAAGTGGGAGAAGGTCATGAGCGCCGACCCGGTGGCGCGGGAGGATCTGCTGATCGACGCCGGCACCGGAGACGAGCGCGAGATCGCCCGCAACCGCCCGCTCTCTCGCCCTCGCCCCGGTCATGCCGACCTCTCGGGGATGCTGAAGTACGGCTTCGACGAGGCCCGGCCGGTGCTCGAGCGGGCCAGCGCCCGCGAGACCGCCGCGCGCGTGGTGGCCGGCAAGGTCGCCGCCGCGCTGCTCGAGCAGGCCGCGGGCATCCGCTTGGTCGCCCACACCCTGCAGACCGGTGCGGTGCGGGTGCCGGAGGATGCGGAGCTGCCCACGCCCGACGATCTCGACACGCTGGACGCCGATCCGCTGCGCTGCTTCCATCCCGAGACCTCCGCGGCGATGGTCACCGAGGTCGACGAGGCCAAGGCCGACGGCGACACGCTCGGCGGCGTGGTCGAGGTGCTCGCTTACGGGGTGCCGGTGGGCTTGGGCTCGCACATCCAGTGGGATCGGCGGCTGGACGGGCGCCTCGCCCAGGCGATCATGTCCATCCAGGCCATGAAGGGGGTCGAGATCGGCGACGGCTTCGCGACGGCCGGCCGCCGCGGCTCCGCGGCGCACGACGAGATCCTCTCCGCCCGTGAGCAGCAGCCGGGCGCGTCGCGCGGCTTCCCGCGCGTCACCAACCGCGCCGGCGGCCTCGAGGGCGGCATCACCAACGGGCAGGTGCTCCGTGTGCGCGGCGCGCTGAAGCCGATCTCCACCGTGCCCCGGGCGCTGCGCACCGTCGACGTCTCCACGGGAGAGCAGACCAGCGCCAACCACCAGCGCTCCGACACCTGCGCCGTGGCCCCGGCCGCGGTGATCGCGGAGGCCGTCGTGGCCCTCACCCTCGCCGATGCGCTGCTGGAGAAGACCGGCGGCGATTCCGTGGCGGAGATCCGTGCCCATCTGGAGGAGACGCAGGCTCTGCAGTCGGTGCTCACCGACCGCCGTCCGGACACCGCTCAGTGA
- a CDS encoding shikimate kinase (PFAM: Shikimate kinase): MTGPLAILIGPMAAGKTSVGRALASRLEVPFADLDALIVEADGRSIPEIFAADGENTFRELEAATLARALLEHPGILSLGGGAPMHPASAERLRGGPVIWLDVDEAIAARRLAHGSGRPLLQGEDPMGRWRELARERSPRYRELAALRIDAGHGSPARVARAILGTLQLEPRTRPDQAAHAHQRTQSARPAQPTPLNRPEKETS, from the coding sequence GTGACCGGCCCCCTCGCCATCCTCATCGGCCCGATGGCGGCGGGCAAGACCAGCGTGGGGCGCGCCCTCGCCTCCCGGCTCGAGGTCCCCTTCGCGGATCTCGACGCCCTGATCGTCGAGGCCGACGGGCGGAGCATCCCGGAGATCTTCGCCGCCGACGGGGAGAACACCTTCCGCGAGCTCGAGGCGGCCACGCTCGCCCGGGCGCTGCTCGAGCACCCCGGGATCCTCTCCCTCGGCGGCGGCGCTCCCATGCATCCCGCCTCGGCGGAGCGGCTGCGCGGCGGTCCCGTGATCTGGCTCGACGTCGACGAAGCGATCGCCGCGCGCCGCCTCGCCCACGGCAGCGGCCGACCGCTGCTGCAGGGTGAGGACCCGATGGGGCGCTGGCGCGAGCTGGCGCGCGAGCGCAGCCCGCGCTACCGCGAGCTGGCGGCGCTGCGGATCGATGCCGGGCACGGCAGCCCCGCGCGCGTGGCACGCGCGATCCTCGGCACGCTGCAGCTCGAGCCGCGCACGCGCCCCGACCAGGCAGCGCATGCCCACCAGCGGACGCAGTCCGCCCGACCGGCGCAGCCCACGCCGCTGAACCGTCCCGAGAAGGAGACCTCATGA